GGGAATACGTCAAGAAGCAACCATATATTCCGTAAAGCTTGTTTGCTGGTGCAACTGGTAATCAGTTTTGGGTTGATCTTCTGTTCCGCTGTATTTTTTAAACAAATCAATTACCTGTATCATGTAGACCTGGGTATAAACCGGCACCATATTGCAACGTTCCATATAGAAGGAGTAAAGATGGATACTCCTTATGCTGAGAAGATAAAACAATTACCGGGAATTGTCGATGCTATTCCTTCCTATCCGGATATTCTTAACACCATGACCACCGGGAAAATAGCTATTACATCATATATGCAAAGTGATGATAAAAGCGAAAAAGAAAATTATAAGACGATGTCTTATTGGGCCATTGGTGCGGATCCACGATTTTTGGATATTTTCGATATGGAGATAGTCGAAGGAACGAATTTTTCGAATCATTTTCCCGGGATCGTCATTAATGAAACGGCAGCCAAAACTTTTGAAGGAAGCGCTGTAGGACAGGAAATATCAGGTGATAAAATAGTGGGAGTAGTCCGTGATTTTTACATTACTCCTACCAGTCAGGTAAAACCAACAATCATTCAGCAACCCAGATGGGAATATGATATCTTGTACAAGTATGAAGACGGAATGAAGGAGCAATCAGAAAAAGCAATCATGGAATGGGTGTATAAAGAATTTCCAGATCAGGAAAAACATGATATCCGGTTTACTTATATGGAAGAAGTATTCGAAAAATATTTTGAATCCGAAAAGTCCTTACTGATATTGTTACTCATAATGACAGTTGTTTGCATTCTTATCGCTCTTTTCGGTATCTTTTCCATGACTGATCTTTCATGTGAACAACGACGTAAAGAAATTGCCATCCGGAAAGTAAACGGAGCCGGAATAAAAGATATTCTGGATATTTTTTTCGGAGAATATTTGTTATTGTTCTTTTTGGCAGCTGTAATTGCATTTCCATCTGGGTATTTTATCATGAAAAACTGGCAGGACAATTATGTCAAACAAACATCTATCGATGCATGGTTGTTTGTATTGATTTTTTTAGTTGTTACCGTGGTAGTCTTCTTTACGATAATATCAATGATACTGAAAACTGCCCGTGAAAATCCCGCAGAGGTATTAAAATCCGAATAAGAAAAAGTATAGTTATTATAAAAAAATAAAAACAATTAAAAATAGAAATATCATGATCAAAACTGAAAATTTACAGAAAGTATTCCGTACGGAAGAAGTAGAAACCTGGGCATTGAACAACATCAACCTGGAAATCAAAGAAGGCGAATTTGCAGCAATTATGGGACCATCCGGTTGCGGAAAGTCTACCTTGCTGAATATACTGGGATTGCTGGATAATCCTACGGGAGGTAAATATATCCTGAACGGGACGGATGTCAGTAGCTTTCCTGAATCGCAACGGACCAAGTTACGGAAAGGAGTCATCGGGTTTGTTTTCCAGAGTTTTAACCTGATCGAAGAACTGAATGTCTTCGAAAACATCGAGCTTCCCCTTCTGTACATGGGGGTTTCTGCTTCGGAACGCAAGCAAAAGGTAAACCAGGCGATGGACAGGATGCAGATCGCACACCGTTCGAAACATTTTCCCCAGCAACTGTCCGGAGGACAACAGCAACGTGTAGCCATTGCCAGGGCTGTAGTGGCCAATCCCCACATCATACTGGCTGATGAACCGACCGGAAACCTCGATTCGAAAAACGGCAAGGAAGTAATGAACCTGCTGACGGAACTGAACAAGGAAGGGACTACCATCGTTATGGTGACACATAGCCAGCACGATGCAGGGTACGCCGGCAGGATCATCAACCTGTTCGACGGTCAACTGGTCTCTGAAGTCATTTTATAGTTTCTCCTCAAGTGGTGTCCGGACCGGGTCAGCCGGGCATCACTTATTTTTTCCTTTTACCTATGCTGAAGCATTATTTAAAAGTCGCTTTCCGTAATATATGGAAATATAAAATACAGTCCCTTATCAGTATCGTAGGATTGGCGGTAGGATTTACCTGTTTTGCTTTGGCAAGCCTGTGGATCCGTTATGAGGAAAATTATGACGGCTTTTATAAAGATGCCGACCGGATATACCTGATCCGTGAAATGGATCAGGTATTGACCGATTCATACAGCCGGGGAATGATGCGTAGTATTACACCGGGCCCGCTGGCTGAACATCTGAGAAAGAATTTTCCGGAAGTGGAAAGAAGCACTCATTTTACTTATAGTGCCGAATTCCTTGAAGATATAGAATATAACGGACATTCATTCCGGCTACGATCAATCAACATGGACACATCGTTCGTTAAATTATTCGGTTTCGAATCTGTCGAGGGGGATCTCGGATCCATGGATCTTCCGGGAACGAAAATTGCCATTACAGAGAAAACGGCCCGAAAAATATTCGGTAAGGAACCTGCCTTAGGAAAAACACTTATTTTATTTAATAACACAGAATATACGGTCAGTGCCGTCATCAGGGATTTGTCCGGGCCCTCCAACTTCCCGTTCGATGTATTGACTGCCAGAAGGGGTCTACCCGGAGATAAATGGCATGAAATGGCCTACCTCACTTTCGTAAAGTTATCCCCAAATTCGGATATAAAGAATTTTAAGGAAAAACTGAAAGAGATAAAAGTTCCGGTACAATATTCGATGCCGACTGAAACAGGTACTGTAGAAGTAAACTTTGCTTTTGAACCTGTTCCTGTAGCCAGGATACGTTCTGATTACCCGTTCGAGGAACCCGAAGTCAGGCAGAACCATATCCGCTTATTCTCCTTATCGGGAATCATTCTGATCGTCTGTTCGTTGTTCAACTTTTTCACTTTGTTTATTTCCCGTTTCCGCATCAGGCAGAAAGAATTTGCCATCAGACTCGTTAATGGTTCTTCATTGGCTTCATTATTCATCCTTTTACTCAATGAATTTATTGTGATCCTGCTTTTTGCCGTATTACTGGGAGTGCTGTTCATCCGCGTGTTGCTTCCTGCTTTCAGGCTATTATCACAGGTTCAGACGGATATGCCGGTCATTTACAGGGAATCATTGTTGTATACAGGAGGGATCATACTTATTTCCATATTAGTTTTCTTTCTTGCTTTGTTATGGTTCCGTAAACGAACATTGAGTTCCTCGGTCCGTAGATCGAACCATCATTTATTCCGGAAGGCTTCTATTGTAGTACAACTGGTGATCAGCATCGGTTTTATTTTTTGTACATCGGTCATGCAAAGACAACTTCGTCATTTACATACGGTCGATCTCGGATTTGATTACAAAAATATCGGGCAGATCACGATCTTTCCTAGTCTTGATTCTCAGGAATGGGCGTCGCAGATACTCCGGATTCCCGGAATAAAAAAAGCAGTGACCAAAAATCCACCGTTAATGCCGGCATCATCCCGCGGTCTTTTCAGAATTGATAAAGATGGTACTGAAATGCAAATGGTAAAATTTGACGTATTAGAGGATTTTTTTGAGATCTATGGTTTACGTTTACTGGACGGAGCATTTTTAACCGCCGATGATCCGGAAAACTTGATTGTAATTACCGAGACAACTGCCCGGTTATTAAATCTGCAGCATCCTGTCGGTGAAAAAATATCTCACTATATGGTAAAAGGAGTAGTAAAAAACATCTATAATGCTTCACCCGTATTGCCTCCCAAACCTATCATTTTCACTTTATCCGACTCTGATAGGACTTCGACTTCTAATCTTATATTCAGTTATGAGGGTGATACCTGGGAAGGAATAAAGAAAAATATTGATAAATGGCGTGAAGAACATCATTCACAATCCGTTTATTATGACCTGGTTAGTTCTGAAGATGCGTACAACGACTATTTTCGTTCCGAAGAAGCATTACTAAAACTTCTTGGTTTTATTTCGCTGGTTTGCATTATTATATCTGTTTTTGGCTTTGTATCGTTGGTCATGCTCACTTGCGAGGAGCGTCGCAAGGAAATAGCCATTCGTAAAGTAAACGGCGCGGAAGTACGGGATATCCTGTTCATTTTCCTGAAAGAATATTTCCTGCTTTTACTGGTGGGAACCGTTATTGCTTTTCCGGCCGGTTATCTGATCATGAAACCATGGATCGAACAATACACCCTACAAACGATAATACCTACCTGGATCTACGGAATTATCTTTTTATCATTATTTGTGATCATTGTTTTTTGTGTTGGCTGGAAAATAATAAAGACAGCCAATGAAAATCCAGCAGAGGTGGTAAAAGCAGATAATTGATTTCGGAATGAATAGAACAATCGAAATCATCGGGCAGATATTTATGGTCTTCATTAATTAAGTAGATGTTCATAATTAGTTTCCATTATCATATTTTTATTCCCCTGCTCATGCAGTGGTGTTACACCTGGGAGGCCTGAGTTTCCGGAAGCGGGCACCAGTCCTGCAAAGTGAAGGGGCAAGCCGGAAGCTGTTTGAGCCGTCAGGCGAGTTCTTCCGGCATCCCGTAACGTGCAGTGACTGGTCGCTGAGGAAGCAAGCCTTGATTTTTGCTTCTTTTTATCAAGAAAAAGAAGGGTAAAAAATGATTCCATAGATGTATGATATAATTTTGAACAATTACTTATGAAATAACACTACCAAAACACCCAAACATAATAAAAGTAAACATTTAAGTAATACCAATAAATTAATGTCATACTTAATAACCATAATCAATTTGATCAATGCGGCTTAAGAAGACAATAAATAGCACTGAGTGCTTATTTCCTGCGTTTACCGGTCAGGTGTTCTATATCCAGACGGAGTATATGGGTCCTGTGAAAAGATTTATCGATATATTGTTTGGAAATATCAACGAATGCAGGACTGTATTTTTCCACTATCAGATCCAAAGCCCGGTATCGTTCTTCTTCAGGAAGATTGTCCGTAATCGTTCCAAAAACGAGCACACTTTCATAGGCCGTGGAAAATTGCCCGGGCAATATTTGGGTAGCGCCGACCACACAAAAACTCACGCGGTTGTTCTGTCGGATATTTTCCAGTTTGAAGCCTTCCGTAGCGCAGTGGAAATAGATGCTTTTTCCGGCAATTACAAAACTGAATGGTATTCCGTAGCCATATCCGTTGATACCGCACATCGACAAAAATCCGTATTCCCCGGTTTCCAATAATTTCCTGGCTTTTTCATCTTCCAATATCCGGTCTTTACGCCTTACTCCCGGAAATACAGGTAATGCTTTACGCAATATCTGGCAATCAAATACCATATCCCCGTATGTTTTTTTTTCACTTCGAAGGTATTGATAGCCGCGCTTCTGGTAGAATTTCCATGCGGTAGCACTGGTGGTAAGCAGGATTTCTGTTCTTCCTTTGTGTACAGCTTCTTCTTCCAGCTTACGGATGATCTCCGAACCGATCCCTTCACTCTGATGTAAATGATGGGTGAATAACATGTCGATAGAACTTCCGTCAAGATGCAGGCATCCGAATCCGACGATCAAACCGTTATTTTCTGCTACAATGGTGTACCGGTTATTCAAAAGATGCTCCCATTCCTTCATATCAGGATGCGATGGGGCCCATGCTTCTATTTCTTCCGGCGAGTAGTAAAGGCTGCTAATGGTGTGTACGGTTTGTGTAAACAGGTCAACCAATGCATCAAGGTCTCCGGAAGTATAGGTTCGTAGGTTCATCGGTCATTCCAGAGGATTACTTACCGTAGGTAATTTGGTGGTGTTTTGCATGTTCCTTTTTTCAATATCGACTTCCTCTACGACCATTGCTGCGGGTGAGATCACAGAAATGGGAACGCCTCCTGCAAGCATATTTAAAACATGCACATCAGCGGATGTTCCCAGGGAACGTTTCAATGCGTTCAATCCGATGTTGGTCAGTACTCCGCTGCGTATCAATTCCTCGCTTCCGTCGGATACCATTATTTTGTAGATAGAATGATAACGTCCGTTGGGCAGGCTGCGGACTATATACGCGTAATCCAGTCCTTCTTCTTTAGCTGCGGAACGTAATTTTTCCTTTAGTTCTTCATCTGTCTTTCCATTGGAGGTAGTGATGGATAAAACCCCTGCAGAAACCCGTGTGGAAATATTTTGGGGCTGGTAAGCATATATGCGGTTACCGGTAGGTGTTTTGACTTTTTTCTTCGGAACCCGGTCACACATCAGGGTCCGTAACATGCCGTTTTCAATCAGCAAAAGTTCTCCGGGAGTAACCCCTTCGGCATCTGTTTCATACGATCCGATCAACCGTACACCGTTGTATTCTTTGGTATGGGGAATGCTTTTTACGGTAATGTCCGACGATAATACTTTCCTGTTGAGCCGGTCTTCCATCTGTTTTTGTATACCTCCGCTACGGATAGGGGTACGGTAAGCGACCAAACCAGTTTGTTGCGACAACAGGTGGCTTGTAAAAAACGATGCTAACGCACCTCCTTCTACCATCACAGGACCCGTGTAACTTTCTTCGATAGGCGAAGCATTTGAAAGATCGATGATATGGGCGGCCATTTCATCGGTTTCCCTGAGTATCGTTTCAGCAGAAGGAAGATCCTCTTTGGTCCATCCGTAATAAGTCAGCCTATCGTTGATCTCTTCCCCGTCTTCCAGTTTGGTGAAGGCGTTCACAGCTACAACGATCAGGTGTACCGGATGTAATAAGCGGGTACCTTCATTATTGATGCTGTAGATATTTCCCGAATAAACTTCAATACCTACATTGGATCCGTAAATTTTAGGATATTTTTTGAATACGGAAGAACAATCGCGCGCCAGTTTTTTCCAGTACTCATCATCATCATTCATGGGTTGGCTTTTTCCGTAGTAAGTTACGGCCGGTAATGGGGTAAAATCGGGTAAATCAAGGATTTCCTGCGGAAGATTCTGCCGCTTGATCGCAGCCATTTTTGTGCTATATGCCTCAATCGCTGATTTATACGACTGGTCGGTGAGCAGCCAGAGACGGCGGCGTATTTCATCATAGTCATGATCCAATGGGGCTATATCGTTCCGCCCGCTGGTACGGTAATCGGAGTTATTGTGGTTGATGTTGGACATCTGGTAATTGCCTACCAGTGTTTGTACCGACATATTGCTCAACGAGAATTCGTTCACTCCGGTCAGGGCACCCATGGTGGCCTGTATCTGGAATATCTTTCCTTCCTGGACGGCATACTGGATAAAAAAAGGTCGTTCCCATCCGGGTATGTGCAGGCTGTCGATGTTACGCTGCAGTTCGTCGGACATGGCGTGGAAAATCATGTCGTCTTTCTTGTCCTGAGCATAAATGCTGAAACAAAAGACCAGGGAAAATAAGGTGATTCGAAAATAATTCATACTACATAAAGATTGATGCAAGTATTATCTGTACAAATAGACAAAGCCCTTGTAAACACTGCTGCTTTTGTCTTTCTTTTTCCATCCGTAATCGACATCATCCCATCCGGTTGCCCGCAGGACGAAATAGTACACGCCTTCTGCGGCATTTTTTCCTCCGTTTTCAATCCTTCCGTCCCAGCCCTGCCAGCTGCGAAGGTCAGCACCCTTATGATGATACACACGTCTTCCCGATCTGGTATAAATGGAAAGCTCGAATCTCCGGATGGACAGATTTTCAGGTTTAAAATAATCATTGATCCCGTCGCCGTTGGGTGTGAAAACATTGGGACGATCCAGTTTGGAGGGGGATACCGTAATTTCTTTGCTGGCTGAATCCGTACATTGGTAGATGCTGGTAACAAACAATATCGCAGTATAAGGCTTTTCATTCGGGATGGTATAAATGTGTTTTACCGTATCCGGGATAATGTCGCCCCTTTGGTACATTACAGAATCGCCGTCGCCGAAACGCCAAAGGTATTCCGTGGCATTCTCGGATTGACTGGTAAACTTCGCTTCTATGGGAGCGGAAGTGGGGTCGACCTCCGGTAATTCAACCGTCATTTTGGCTTGTGGCAAAATGGTTTCATACATTATTTCATCATTTTGTTCCCAGCCGGATATATCCTCACCCCTGAAGTAAAATTTAGTGTCCTGGGAAGGAGGGGTGTATATACGAAAATATTGCTGGCCGCCCTGCGACCTTAATGTCGCCTGCAAAGGAACACCGGTACCCTGCCTTGCTGTGAAGGAAATAACATTGTCCAACATATATCTCATTTTACTTATTGGGTTATAATATGTAAAAGACGACTGTTGTACAGGCGTATTACTATCGATCCAGAAATCAGTGCGATCACAGAACCTGTGGTTTGGGTATACGGCCCCGTTATTGTTTTTTTGTAGTTTCAGTTCAAAGCAGGGATTCAGGTATACCCAGGCGACAAATGAGTCGCGCTCGGCACCTGATTCCACCTTCACCATGTATCCTCCCTGGCTGAGTGTATCTATTTCGGTGGATGCTGCTGTAATGGTTTCAAAAGGAGTATCCTCGAAAGCATTGTTCTGGTAATTGTATCTGTACCATTTGTAAACAGTGGAAGCCGACACCGGATGATACTCCAGTGATAAGTGGCCTTTTTTTTCTACCGGTTTTTGATTGAAAATAAAAATAGTATCCTGTCGCGGATTGGTATAATCAGTCGGTTTTATGCCATCGACATTTGGGGACTTAAATTGCCCGTGTGCCGGAAATGCTACCATACAACACCATATCAGGGATAGATATAAAAGACGAAAAGCGGTTCTCAAATTTTTCATCAAAACAACAGATATTCCGATCATATCAATTTAACGTGCAAATGTAGCTGTTTTTAATTAAATAAACAGTAATGAATCATGATCTTGAATAATTTATGTTTGACCGATCATTCCGATACAAAAAACTTAATCTGGAATATTCAGCAATGTATAATAAAAT
The window above is part of the Bacteroidales bacterium genome. Proteins encoded here:
- a CDS encoding pyridoxamine 5'-phosphate oxidase family protein; the protein is MVFDCQILRKALPVFPGVRRKDRILEDEKARKLLETGEYGFLSMCGINGYGYGIPFSFVIAGKSIYFHCATEGFKLENIRQNNRVSFCVVGATQILPGQFSTAYESVLVFGTITDNLPEEERYRALDLIVEKYSPAFVDISKQYIDKSFHRTHILRLDIEHLTGKRRK
- a CDS encoding ABC transporter permease, which encodes MLKHYLKVAFRNIWKYKIQSLISIVGLAVGFTCFALASLWIRYEENYDGFYKDADRIYLIREMDQVLTDSYSRGMMRSITPGPLAEHLRKNFPEVERSTHFTYSAEFLEDIEYNGHSFRLRSINMDTSFVKLFGFESVEGDLGSMDLPGTKIAITEKTARKIFGKEPALGKTLILFNNTEYTVSAVIRDLSGPSNFPFDVLTARRGLPGDKWHEMAYLTFVKLSPNSDIKNFKEKLKEIKVPVQYSMPTETGTVEVNFAFEPVPVARIRSDYPFEEPEVRQNHIRLFSLSGIILIVCSLFNFFTLFISRFRIRQKEFAIRLVNGSSLASLFILLLNEFIVILLFAVLLGVLFIRVLLPAFRLLSQVQTDMPVIYRESLLYTGGIILISILVFFLALLWFRKRTLSSSVRRSNHHLFRKASIVVQLVISIGFIFCTSVMQRQLRHLHTVDLGFDYKNIGQITIFPSLDSQEWASQILRIPGIKKAVTKNPPLMPASSRGLFRIDKDGTEMQMVKFDVLEDFFEIYGLRLLDGAFLTADDPENLIVITETTARLLNLQHPVGEKISHYMVKGVVKNIYNASPVLPPKPIIFTLSDSDRTSTSNLIFSYEGDTWEGIKKNIDKWREEHHSQSVYYDLVSSEDAYNDYFRSEEALLKLLGFISLVCIIISVFGFVSLVMLTCEERRKEIAIRKVNGAEVRDILFIFLKEYFLLLLVGTVIAFPAGYLIMKPWIEQYTLQTIIPTWIYGIIFLSLFVIIVFCVGWKIIKTANENPAEVVKADN
- a CDS encoding ABC transporter ATP-binding protein — translated: MIKTENLQKVFRTEEVETWALNNINLEIKEGEFAAIMGPSGCGKSTLLNILGLLDNPTGGKYILNGTDVSSFPESQRTKLRKGVIGFVFQSFNLIEELNVFENIELPLLYMGVSASERKQKVNQAMDRMQIAHRSKHFPQQLSGGQQQRVAIARAVVANPHIILADEPTGNLDSKNGKEVMNLLTELNKEGTTIVMVTHSQHDAGYAGRIINLFDGQLVSEVIL
- a CDS encoding gliding motility-associated C-terminal domain-containing protein, which translates into the protein MKNLRTAFRLLYLSLIWCCMVAFPAHGQFKSPNVDGIKPTDYTNPRQDTIFIFNQKPVEKKGHLSLEYHPVSASTVYKWYRYNYQNNAFEDTPFETITAASTEIDTLSQGGYMVKVESGAERDSFVAWVYLNPCFELKLQKNNNGAVYPNHRFCDRTDFWIDSNTPVQQSSFTYYNPISKMRYMLDNVISFTARQGTGVPLQATLRSQGGQQYFRIYTPPSQDTKFYFRGEDISGWEQNDEIMYETILPQAKMTVELPEVDPTSAPIEAKFTSQSENATEYLWRFGDGDSVMYQRGDIIPDTVKHIYTIPNEKPYTAILFVTSIYQCTDSASKEITVSPSKLDRPNVFTPNGDGINDYFKPENLSIRRFELSIYTRSGRRVYHHKGADLRSWQGWDGRIENGGKNAAEGVYYFVLRATGWDDVDYGWKKKDKSSSVYKGFVYLYR